One Exiguobacterium sp. BMC-KP genomic window, TGTTGTCTCTTCTGAAGTCATAACGTCTTCTTCAAGACCTTCGAACAAGTCTTCGTTTAATGCAAACGTATCCATGAACTGTGCAATCCGCTCATCCGCATCTGGTTTCGCTGCCGCATCTTTGATATAAGACAACGGTTCACGTAACAACTGGTTGATGATTGATTTCATGTGTTTGCCGATGACAGTTTTTTCGCGTTTTGACATCTCCGGTAATTTCCGTTCCAAGCTCTGCATCGTTTCTTGTTGAATCCGTAATGCTTGATCTCGGAGTTCCGTGATGATTGGTACGACACCAAGTGTCGTCATCCATCCTTCAAACTCGGCAATCGCTGCTTCGATCCGTTGTTCAATCTTCGCGGCTTCTTTCATCCGTTCCGCCATGTTTTGTTGAACGATCGATGTAAGATCATCCACGTCGTATAAATGAACGCCTGGCAAATCGCCAACAGTCGGTTCGATGTCGCGTGGAACGGCGATGTCGATCAATAGGAATGGGCGATTGTGCCGGAACAGCTGTGCTGCCGCGATGTCTTCTCGTTTAATGATGGCACGTTTTGCACCCGTTGAAGAGATGACGATGTCTGCCCGAAGCAAACCGCACTGCATCTCATTAATCGAATGTGCCGATCCTTCGAACCGATTCGCGACCTCTTCTGCTTTTGCTAACGTCCGGTTAAAGACCGTGATGTCACGTGCACCAGCTTCATATAAGTTGAGCGTCGTAAGTTCGCCGGTTTCTCCCGCACCAATGACGACGATTGATTTATCTTCAAGCGATCCGAGTAACTGTTCGGCAAGCGTGACGGCAGCAGCACTGACAGAAACGGCATTTTCACCGATTCCAGTTTCTGCGTGAGCCCGTTTGGCGAGCGTGACCGCTTCTTTAAAGAGTTTGTTAAAGACCGTTCCTGTTGTTTCAAGCTTTTGTGCCATGAAGAAGCTCGTCTTGACTTGACCTAAGATTTGCGTCTCACCGACGATCATGGAATCAAGTCCACTTGTTACGCGGAACAGGTGTTTCATCGCATCGAATCCTTCGTGAATGAAGAGATACGGTTCGAGTTCTTCCATCGTCAAACCGAACCAGTTCGCGAGGAAACGTTTTGTATAATAACGTCCTGTATGTGGTTGATCCGTTACGACATATAATTCGGTCCGGTTACATGTCGAGACGATAACACTCTCAAAAATACTTTTTTCATCGCGCAATGCGACGACCGCTCCCTTCATCTCATGCTCCCCGAATGAGACTTGTTCGCGTATTGATACTGGCGCTGTTTTGTTATTCAAGCCGACCACTACGATATGCATGCGCTCTACCCCTTACGTCCAAAGATTTCGTTCCGATCTATCTTTTCGTTCTCTATCCTACATTATAACCATTATAAAAAAGATTCCAATCAATTTATAAACTAAAATGAGTCGAAGTTGTGAAATCTTCTTCATTTTTTCTCTTCTTCTACCTTATCCCTCTCTCGTAAAAATCACAAACCCCCTGCTCCTAAAAAGAGCAGAGGGTTACACTTACTTCAATGATTCGGGTGAAACCGTCACGTCTGGTACGTCGAGACGTTGTTGACGCAAACGGTAGATCCGGGCGATGTTCTGAACGACAACTTTTGAAACTGCATATGTCGGAACCGCTAAGATAACACCGATGATGCCACCAATTTTTCCGGCAACGAGTAAGACGATGATGATCGTTAACGGGTGAACCTTGAGCGTTTTCCCTTGAACATAAGGCGAGATCAAGTTTGATTCGATTTGCTGTGCTACGACGATCGTAATGATCGCATAGACCGCCTTAATCGGATCATCGATGAAGCCAACAATGACTGCTGGAACAGCACCGATGTAAGGTCCGAGGTACGGAATGATATTCGTGACCGTACAGAATAAGGCAAGCAGTAACGCATATTGAATGTCAGCGATGAAGAAACCGATCAATGACATCACACCAACACAGATCGAGACGATGACCTGTCCGTTGACGTAGTGTTTTACTGTCACATGCATGTCGTGCAAGATTTTACGTGTTTCCGTCTCATAGCTTTTCGGCAACAGTTTCACGACGGAGTCTGGAAATTTATAACCATCGAGCAGCATGTAGACTAAGATGAACGGCACTAAGACAATGATTAAGACGGTCGAAGAGATGACACCGAAAATCGTTCCAACTGACGTCGAGACGGACTTAAAGACCGTACCGATATACGATGTTGCTTCATTCGTCCACTTGTCAAATAAGTCCGTATTCTCGTGTACCCATGTCGAGATGAAACGATTGTTCATCAATTGATCGCGTAAATTTAAAGTTTGATCACGCAATTCGACGACGAGCGTCGGAATACTCGTTGCAAAATCTGTCACCTGCTCGACTAAAATCGGTCCAATCGACGCAACGGCAATCGTCAGAATCGTAATGAAACCAAGCAAGACGATCAGCACGGCAAGTCCACGTTTTTTGACCCGCTTTTGTAACGCATCAACGATACCGAGCGTAAAGTAATAGAAGATCCCCGCGATGATCAGTGGCGGGAAGATTAATGCCAACATGACACGAATCGGCTGGAATAAAAATGAGATCTTCGTTCCAACCCAGATGACGAGAAAAATCACTAAGATCCAGATTAATACTTTAAACCATTTGTTTCGAAGCAAATCCAAACTGTTCACTCTCCTTTTTATTAGATAACTATAGTTATTTTCACACACTATATTACGAAATAATAGTTTTTTCATAAAACATATCATATGTAAAATACATAAAAAAAACCTACGAAATCTTACTGATTTCATAGGGTAAAAATAAATTTATAGCAAGCGATAAATCGCTTCCCATGCTTCATCGACGCCTTCTCCTGTTTCAGATGAGAAGGGAATCAAGGTATCTTGACCGTCAAATTGCAACTTACGTTTGATTGCCGCGATATGTTTATCACGTTGACTCTTTTTGATTTTATCGAGTTTTGTCGCAACAACGATGACCGGTAGATCGTAATACTTCAAGAAATCATACATCGTTACATCATCCGCAGAAGGATCGTGACGAATATCGACGAGTTGGACAACACCTTTGAGAATTTCGCGTTGTGTGAAGTACTTCTCCATCATCTTGCCCCACGCTTCGCGTTCCGTCTTCGATACTTTTGCATACCCGTAACCGGGTACGTCGACGAACATGACTTCATCATTGATGTTAAAGAAGTTCAATGTTTGTGTTTTACCTGGTTTTGAAGACGTCCGCGCGAGCGCTTTACGTTGGACCAATTTGTTGATGAAAGAGGACTTTCCGACATTCGATCGTCCTGCGAGTGCCACTTCTGGCAACAATGGCTCCGGATAATGTTCCGGATTGACGCCACTCGTAATAAAATCAGCTTTATAAATTTTCATGTTACTCTCCTTTTAATGCATGTTCGAGCACTTGCTCCATCGTCGCGACCGGAATAAATTCCATTCCTGCGCGGACGCTTTCCGGGATATCATCGATGTCCCGCGTATTATCTTGTGGTAGAAGAACAGTCGTCAAACCAGCACGATGCGCTGCGAGCGACTTCTCTTTTAATCCACCAATTGGTAAGACACGTCCACGTAACGTGATTTCACCTGTCATCCCGACGTCACGGCGTACCGGACGCTTCGTCAAGGCGGAAATCAATGCCGTCGCGAGTGTGATTCCAGCAGATGGACCGTCTTTTGGTACGGCACCTTCAGGAACGTGAATGTGAATATCCTGCGTTTCGTAGAAGTTCGGTTCGATGCCAAGTGAAGTCGCGTTCGCTCGGACGAAGCTGTACGCGGTCTGAGCCGACTCTTGCATGACGTCTCCGAGTTTCCCAGTTAACTGCAACTTCCCTTTACCCGGAGCAAGGCTGACTTCGATCGTCAACGTATCGCCCCCAAAAGCAGTATACGCTAAACCAGTCACTGCGCCAATCATATCTTCGAGCTCACCTTGACCATAACGGTAGATCGGCTTACCTAAGAAATCATCTAGATTACGCTTCGTCACCGTCACACGCTTCTTCTCACCCATCGCGATTTGTTTCGCCGCTTTCCGACAAAGTGATCCGAGAACGCGTTCGAGATTCCGAACACCTGCTTCTCGTGTATAACGCCGGACGACTTCTTCTAGGGCATCTGCTTTGACCGTCAATTGACTCTTTTTCAAGCCGTGCTCAGCAA contains:
- the hemA gene encoding glutamyl-tRNA reductase; the protein is MHIVVVGLNNKTAPVSIREQVSFGEHEMKGAVVALRDEKSIFESVIVSTCNRTELYVVTDQPHTGRYYTKRFLANWFGLTMEELEPYLFIHEGFDAMKHLFRVTSGLDSMIVGETQILGQVKTSFFMAQKLETTGTVFNKLFKEAVTLAKRAHAETGIGENAVSVSAAAVTLAEQLLGSLEDKSIVVIGAGETGELTTLNLYEAGARDITVFNRTLAKAEEVANRFEGSAHSINEMQCGLLRADIVISSTGAKRAIIKREDIAAAQLFRHNRPFLLIDIAVPRDIEPTVGDLPGVHLYDVDDLTSIVQQNMAERMKEAAKIEQRIEAAIAEFEGWMTTLGVVPIITELRDQALRIQQETMQSLERKLPEMSKREKTVIGKHMKSIINQLLREPLSYIKDAAAKPDADERIAQFMDTFALNEDLFEGLEEDVMTSEETTPSAKAVNR
- the yihA gene encoding ribosome biogenesis GTP-binding protein YihA/YsxC; translation: MKIYKADFITSGVNPEHYPEPLLPEVALAGRSNVGKSSFINKLVQRKALARTSSKPGKTQTLNFFNINDEVMFVDVPGYGYAKVSKTEREAWGKMMEKYFTQREILKGVVQLVDIRHDPSADDVTMYDFLKYYDLPVIVVATKLDKIKKSQRDKHIAAIKRKLQFDGQDTLIPFSSETGEGVDEAWEAIYRLL
- a CDS encoding AI-2E family transporter — encoded protein: MDLLRNKWFKVLIWILVIFLVIWVGTKISFLFQPIRVMLALIFPPLIIAGIFYYFTLGIVDALQKRVKKRGLAVLIVLLGFITILTIAVASIGPILVEQVTDFATSIPTLVVELRDQTLNLRDQLMNNRFISTWVHENTDLFDKWTNEATSYIGTVFKSVSTSVGTIFGVISSTVLIIVLVPFILVYMLLDGYKFPDSVVKLLPKSYETETRKILHDMHVTVKHYVNGQVIVSICVGVMSLIGFFIADIQYALLLALFCTVTNIIPYLGPYIGAVPAVIVGFIDDPIKAVYAIITIVVAQQIESNLISPYVQGKTLKVHPLTIIIVLLVAGKIGGIIGVILAVPTYAVSKVVVQNIARIYRLRQQRLDVPDVTVSPESLK